ATGCCGGCGGTGGCGCAGCGGGCGATGAAGTGGCCCTCGATGGTGCCGAAGCCGTACACGAACTGGAAGACGGCGGAGATCGCGCCCGTGAGGCCCGGGACGGGCAGGCCCGTCTTGCGGATCACCTGCTGGACGACCCGCGAGAAGGCGAGGGAGTTCGGGCCGATGTTCAGGAACGTTCCGGCCAGCGGGGACAGCCAGGGGTGGCGGACCAGGAGCGCGCGGTACTCCGTTGCCAGCGTGCGCAGTTGGTCCCGCCAGTCCTCCGCGGCCTCCGGGTCGGGCAGGATCAGCTCGCCGAAGGCCGCGTCGAGGGCGAGTTCGAGGAGGTCGTCCTTGGTGTCCACATACCAGTAGACGGACATCGCGGTGACGTTCAGCTCCGCGGCCAGCCGGCGCATCGAGAACTTGGCCAGCCCCTCGGCGTCCAGGAGACGGACGGTGGCCTCGGTGATGCGGTCGCGGTCCAGGCCGGACGGCTGGCCGCCGCGACCGCCCCGGCGCACCTTGCCCTCCAGCCAGACGCTGGTCCGCGCCGCACGCTCAGCCGCCTTCACCATGGCGCACCTTCCTAGCCCTGTCCGACCCCACTGATCATGATGCTAGGCGGCGGCCGGCCTTCGGGCGTGCGGGGAACTGCGCGATCATCCCCACACAACCGGCAGCCGCACGACGGCCCTGTCACCCGCGTCAGTGGGCGACAACCATCTCCGAGTCTGCCCGCTGAGCCCGCCGCAGCAACGCCGCCGCCACGAACCCGCCAAGCAGTACGGCCACGGCCCCCACCAACTGCCCGGTCCGCAGCCCTTCCGCCAGCCCTGCGGAGGAACCGAGCACGGCCCCGAGGACCGCGACCCCCAGCCCGTTCCCGAACTCCGCCAGCGTCCCGTTGATCCCGGCCCCCACCCCCGCCTTCTCCGGCGGGATCGAGCTCATGATCGCGTGCGCCATGGCGGGGTTGGCGATCGCGCAGCCCGCACCGATCAGCAGCAGCCCCGCCAGGGTCCCGGCGTAACCCCCGCCGTCCAGTACGGCGATGGCGACCAGGCCGCCCGCCATCAGCACCATCCCCGACGCGATGGACACCGGCGTGCCGAGCCTGCCCGCGCACTTCGCCGACAGTCCCGAGAAGTTGAGCGCGACGACGGTGAGCGCGAGCGGCGCCGTACGCAGGCCCGCTTCGAGGGGGCCGTATCCGAGGACGAGTTGCAGATGCTGGGTGAGCAGGAAGAGCGCCCCGCCCATGCCGAAGGTGATCAGCACCGCTCCGGTGACCGCCCCGGTGAACCGGCGGTCGCGGAAGAAGTGCGGGTCGAGCATGGGATGCGGGATCCGGCTCTCCCAGGACGCGAACGCGCCCAGGAACAGGACCGCGACGGCCGCCGTCGACAGCACCCGGCCGGACGTCCACCCGTGCCCGGGACCGGAGATGATCGCGAACACCAGCGAGGCCGTGCCGATCGTGGAGAGCAGCGCGCCGACCAGGTCGGGGCGGTCGCCCCGGGGGTTCCTGGACTCCGGTACCAGGACCATGACGGCCACCAGGCCGAGCGCCACCACCGGCAGGTTGACCAGGAAGATCGCTCCCCACCAGAAGTGGTCGAGCAGGAAACCGCCGAGCAGCGGCCCCGCCGCGAAGCCCAGCGCGTTGACCGCCGCCCAGATGCCGATCGCCCTGGGCTGCTCCTCGGGCGTGAAGATCTGCATGGCGACGGCGAGAGTGGTGGTCAGCAGCAGCGCGCCGCCCACGCCCATGCCCGCCCGCGCCGCGATCAGCGGGCCGGTGCCGTCCGCCAGGCCGGCGGCCAGCGAGCCGATGCCGAACAGGACCAGGCCGACGATCAGCATCTTCTTGCGGCCGTAGCGGTCCGCCGCGCTGCCTGCCGTGAGCAGCAGGCCGGACTGGACGAGCGAGTACGCGTTGATCATCCACTGGATGTCGGAGGTCTCCGCGCCCAGTTCCCGGGTCAGGGAGGGGATGGCCACGTTCAGGACGGTGTTGTCGAGCAGCACGGTCAGCTGCGCGAGACAGATGACGCCGAGGATCAGCCAGCGCTGGGGGTGGCCCTGGGCACCCTGGGAAACGGACATGCTGTACACCGTATAGCCGTAGCTATACGGTGTACAGCGATGTTTTGGTCAGCCGCTCGGGTCAGCTGCTCGCCTTCTGCGTCAGGTCGTAGAAGGTGGCCGAACCCACCGTCACCTTCTTGAAGGTTTTCTCGACCCAGGAGGTGATCTGCGAGGACGTACCGCTGCTGCTGCCGCCCATGCCGCCGCCGGTGCCCGACGAGATGAAGTAGTGGATCTTCCCTTCCTTCACGTACTTCTGGAACTGGGCCGGCGTCGGGGACGGGTCGGTGCCGTTGAAGCCGCCGATCGCCATTACCGGGTCACCGGTGGAGAGCTGGTAACTCGCCGCGTTCTGGGCCCCGATGGCCGCCGCGACCCAGGTGTACTTCGAGGAGTCGGTCTCCAGCAGCTTCTTGGCCTGCGCGGAGACGCTCGCGCCGTTCAGCAGGCCGCCGACGCCACCGCCGCCGCCCATGCCGCCGCCGCCGACCGTCCGGCCGCCGCCCGGGAAGCCGTTGCCGTTCTGCTGGTTCTGGCCCGGCATTCCGCCACCGGGGAAGCCGTTCCCGTTCTGCTGACCCTGTTGACCTTGCTGGCCCTGTTGGCCCTGCTGGTTCTGCTGGTTCTGCTGGCCCGGCATGCCACCGCCGCCGAAGCCGCCCCGCATGCCGCCACCGCCGCCGGGGCCGCCGCCCATCATGCTCGCGCCGGCCGGGCCGGCCGTCACGATGGAACCGGTGTGGCCCGTCTGCAGGGTGCTGAGGGTGTACGCCGTCGGGCCGGCCAGCGAGGCCACCAGGCCCACGGCCGCCGCCCCGAGGGCGAGTCGGCGGCTGACGCGGCCCGCGAAGATCAGGCCGAGCGCGGCGGTCAGACCGCCGACGAGGATCAGGTACTTCAGCCAGGGGAGGTAGGTGGAGGTGCGGTTGAGCAGGACGTAGCTCCAGACCGCGCTCGCCACGACCGCGCCCGCGAGGGTGAGCGAGGCCCACATCTCCCTCCGCTTCTCCCACAGGATCCCGGCGCCCATGCCGATCACGGCCGCCATGTAGGGGGCGAGGGCCACGGTGTAGTACTG
The sequence above is drawn from the Streptomyces sp. SLBN-31 genome and encodes:
- a CDS encoding TetR/AcrR family transcriptional regulator — encoded protein: MVKAAERAARTSVWLEGKVRRGGRGGQPSGLDRDRITEATVRLLDAEGLAKFSMRRLAAELNVTAMSVYWYVDTKDDLLELALDAAFGELILPDPEAAEDWRDQLRTLATEYRALLVRHPWLSPLAGTFLNIGPNSLAFSRVVQQVIRKTGLPVPGLTGAISAVFQFVYGFGTIEGHFIARCATAGMTQDEYFRHAMSAVTRSPEAAEIVKENEEIMAARGGDTVEEMRDRDFTFALDLLVAGIEAMVERAGS
- a CDS encoding MFS transporter, whose protein sequence is MSVSQGAQGHPQRWLILGVICLAQLTVLLDNTVLNVAIPSLTRELGAETSDIQWMINAYSLVQSGLLLTAGSAADRYGRKKMLIVGLVLFGIGSLAAGLADGTGPLIAARAGMGVGGALLLTTTLAVAMQIFTPEEQPRAIGIWAAVNALGFAAGPLLGGFLLDHFWWGAIFLVNLPVVALGLVAVMVLVPESRNPRGDRPDLVGALLSTIGTASLVFAIISGPGHGWTSGRVLSTAAVAVLFLGAFASWESRIPHPMLDPHFFRDRRFTGAVTGAVLITFGMGGALFLLTQHLQLVLGYGPLEAGLRTAPLALTVVALNFSGLSAKCAGRLGTPVSIASGMVLMAGGLVAIAVLDGGGYAGTLAGLLLIGAGCAIANPAMAHAIMSSIPPEKAGVGAGINGTLAEFGNGLGVAVLGAVLGSSAGLAEGLRTGQLVGAVAVLLGGFVAAALLRRAQRADSEMVVAH